One window of the Chryseobacterium sp. CY350 genome contains the following:
- a CDS encoding helix-turn-helix domain-containing protein: MVVVTYTIIHFNDVQKSFSDLKTQIETKEITDGQRAVNNTEQLPMMPVATELKILAKLEKFEKTTLYTRNTISLPYLATYCETNTKYLSYVINRFTEKDFNNYINELRINYIIAKIRSEPKYLKYKIASLAEEAGFSSQSKFANAFKKVTDVSPSQFLQNQKNIT; encoded by the coding sequence TTGGTTGTTGTAACATACACCATCATTCATTTCAATGATGTACAGAAAAGCTTTTCCGATCTTAAAACGCAGATCGAAACTAAAGAAATTACTGATGGTCAAAGAGCAGTAAACAACACAGAGCAGCTACCCATGATGCCAGTCGCCACTGAACTAAAAATTCTTGCAAAACTGGAAAAGTTTGAAAAAACAACACTATATACCCGTAATACTATATCACTTCCATATTTAGCAACGTATTGCGAGACGAATACGAAATATCTCTCATACGTAATCAATCGCTTCACAGAAAAAGATTTTAACAATTACATCAATGAACTGAGGATCAATTATATTATTGCTAAGATACGATCCGAACCTAAGTACCTTAAGTATAAAATTGCAAGTTTAGCTGAGGAGGCCGGATTTTCATCACAAAGCAAATTTGCCAACGCCTTTAAAAAAGTTACAGATGTGTCGCCATCGCAATTCCTTCAAAATCAAAAGAACATCACATAA
- a CDS encoding XRE family transcriptional regulator, with the protein MSIFSENIKFLRDKIKASQQKVSDEISITRGRYATYEDGRSEPPIEILVNISTYYKVNIDLLLTVDLKKYPLDEVVNLPNNRILLPMKVDHTGENKIEIVPQKASMGYLSGYNDPEFVEGLQHLSLPFLRNGKFRAFPADGDSMPPYNDGTYIVGKYLEDKKDLKKGKTYIFITKDGIVYKRYSKQNDSGSFVSSDNSFYEPYEIKWSEVYEIWEFACSINTKELRIENLEYQEIKSMFEKLRLEIRSSHKNIQ; encoded by the coding sequence ATGTCAATTTTTTCAGAAAATATAAAGTTCTTAAGAGATAAAATTAAAGCATCTCAGCAGAAGGTTAGTGATGAAATTTCAATAACCCGCGGACGGTATGCTACTTATGAGGATGGGCGTTCAGAACCACCGATTGAAATTCTTGTCAACATTTCAACATACTACAAAGTGAATATTGATTTGCTTCTGACCGTTGATTTAAAGAAGTATCCGTTAGATGAGGTGGTCAATCTTCCCAACAACAGAATTTTGTTACCGATGAAAGTTGATCATACAGGAGAAAATAAAATTGAAATTGTCCCTCAAAAAGCAAGCATGGGATATCTCAGCGGATATAATGATCCTGAATTTGTGGAAGGATTACAACATCTTTCACTTCCATTTTTAAGAAATGGAAAGTTTCGGGCTTTTCCTGCGGATGGTGACTCTATGCCGCCTTACAACGACGGAACTTATATTGTGGGAAAATATCTGGAAGATAAAAAGGATCTGAAAAAAGGAAAAACATACATCTTTATTACGAAAGACGGTATTGTATATAAAAGATATTCAAAGCAAAATGATTCCGGGAGTTTTGTAAGTTCTGATAATTCTTTTTATGAACCTTATGAGATCAAATGGTCTGAAGTCTATGAAATTTGGGAATTTGCATGCAGCATCAATACGAAGGAACTGAGAATTGAAAACTTAGAATACCAGGAAATCAAAAGCATGTTTGAGAAGTTGCGACTAGAGATCAGAAGTTCTCATAAGAATATACAGTAA
- a CDS encoding carboxypeptidase-like regulatory domain-containing protein: MSKLYTLLALIFLLVSCKTDSNTEEVDQTNAAGDFSFGNSAQRNFHGLVLSTDGIPVSGATVTVGTKTTQTNIKGLFAISDADVKENFAYVKVTKAGFLNGTRTLVPTTGNNRINIMMIPATNTMTVNSGIPSTVSLPNGTKVKFDGSFKDESGGNYTGNVNVAMFHLAPSNMYLNELMPGSFLATNSNGNSRIMETFGMLHVQLTGSSGQKLQIATNHTAEITLAIDAAQSTSAPAAIPLWAFNETSGLWQEEGVATKVGNTYVGNVSHFSWWNCDLQLPLATLKVNVKNSAGQPLSNLKIGLKRSTQIYETYGMTDNTGSVSGLVPANETLVLKVYNFCGTVLYTANVGPFTAGNLHTLPDIIIPASANTSFTVTGTLKNCAGANVTNGVAVVQTGGSSNNYFQSSTAIVTNGMFSINILSCNANQQFSLEGYDFANMQTSSGISFTGVSPVTNLGNITLCTAVNEYITYQIDSQSPKNLLPPIGAEYSTGTNAMVVTCYPPNSGLGGFQMVVSNISGVGTYTTFNHLDVIGSGSSPSGIPSLGSTLTLQIINFGAVGQYIDFTINGTYINSTGTHTLSVTGHVIRDN, encoded by the coding sequence ATGAGTAAACTATACACCTTGTTAGCTTTAATTTTTCTGTTAGTTTCTTGTAAAACTGATAGTAATACAGAAGAAGTCGATCAGACAAATGCTGCGGGCGATTTCAGTTTTGGAAACTCGGCTCAAAGAAATTTTCACGGTCTGGTATTGTCTACAGATGGAATTCCGGTTTCTGGCGCTACCGTTACAGTTGGTACAAAGACAACACAGACAAATATTAAAGGTCTCTTCGCAATCAGTGATGCAGATGTAAAAGAAAACTTCGCCTATGTTAAAGTGACCAAAGCAGGATTTTTAAATGGGACCAGAACATTAGTTCCCACCACAGGGAACAATAGAATCAATATCATGATGATTCCTGCTACCAATACGATGACGGTAAATTCGGGAATCCCTTCTACTGTTTCTCTGCCAAATGGCACAAAAGTGAAATTTGACGGAAGTTTTAAAGATGAAAGTGGTGGCAACTATACTGGAAATGTAAACGTCGCGATGTTTCATTTAGCACCGTCCAATATGTATCTAAACGAATTGATGCCTGGTTCATTCCTGGCTACCAACTCTAACGGGAACTCCAGAATTATGGAAACTTTTGGTATGCTTCACGTACAATTAACCGGTTCCTCAGGGCAAAAACTGCAGATTGCCACAAATCATACAGCAGAAATAACTTTAGCAATCGATGCTGCTCAGTCTACTTCAGCTCCTGCAGCAATTCCGCTATGGGCTTTCAATGAAACCTCAGGATTATGGCAGGAAGAAGGCGTTGCAACGAAAGTCGGAAATACCTATGTAGGAAACGTAAGCCATTTTTCATGGTGGAATTGTGATCTACAGTTACCGCTTGCAACTTTGAAAGTGAATGTAAAAAACTCTGCCGGGCAACCATTGAGTAATTTAAAAATTGGCTTAAAGAGAAGCACGCAGATTTATGAAACGTACGGCATGACGGATAATACGGGTTCAGTTTCAGGATTGGTTCCTGCAAATGAAACGCTGGTTCTCAAAGTATATAATTTTTGCGGTACTGTGCTTTATACGGCCAATGTAGGACCTTTTACGGCAGGAAATCTTCATACTTTACCGGATATTATCATCCCTGCTTCTGCCAATACGTCATTTACAGTAACCGGAACTTTAAAGAACTGTGCTGGAGCAAACGTAACTAACGGAGTTGCTGTTGTACAGACTGGAGGCAGTTCAAACAATTATTTTCAGAGCAGTACTGCGATTGTTACCAATGGTATGTTTTCGATCAACATTCTTTCTTGTAATGCCAATCAACAGTTTAGCTTAGAAGGTTATGATTTTGCCAATATGCAGACCAGTAGCGGAATCAGTTTCACGGGCGTGAGCCCTGTTACTAATCTTGGGAATATCACGCTTTGTACTGCAGTCAATGAATATATAACTTATCAAATTGACAGCCAATCACCTAAGAATCTGCTTCCTCCAATCGGTGCAGAATATTCTACAGGCACGAATGCTATGGTGGTTACCTGTTATCCTCCCAATTCGGGACTTGGAGGTTTTCAAATGGTCGTTTCAAATATATCGGGAGTTGGAACGTACACCACTTTCAATCATCTGGATGTAATAGGAAGCGGCTCATCACCGAGTGGAATTCCTTCTTTAGGCAGTACTTTAACATTACAGATTATAAATTTTGGAGCCGTAGGGCAATATATTGATTTTACAATCAACGGCACCTACATCAACTCGACCGGAACTCACACGCTTTCCGTAACAGGGCACGTTATCAGAGACAATTAA
- a CDS encoding winged helix-turn-helix transcriptional regulator — translation MEQKFDLTKDCSQKILAISDTMEILNGKWKMSIIACLCYKPMRYSELLKEVKGISGKMLSRELKDLEINELIERHVLNTAPVAVEYKITDYGKSLKQLTNTIADWGFIHRQRIISGMKSKNES, via the coding sequence ATGGAACAGAAATTTGATTTAACTAAAGATTGCAGCCAAAAAATATTAGCAATCAGTGATACAATGGAAATCTTGAATGGCAAATGGAAAATGTCTATCATTGCTTGTCTGTGTTATAAGCCGATGCGGTATTCTGAACTTTTAAAAGAGGTAAAAGGTATTTCCGGTAAGATGCTCAGCCGAGAATTGAAGGACCTGGAGATTAATGAACTGATAGAGCGTCACGTGCTTAACACTGCACCAGTTGCAGTCGAGTATAAGATTACAGACTATGGAAAATCACTCAAACAATTGACCAATACAATTGCAGACTGGGGATTTATCCACAGACAACGCATTATTTCCGGAATGAAGTCAAAAAATGAATCGTAA
- a CDS encoding cation diffusion facilitator family transporter produces MANNHKSIYSALAANLLIALTKFIAGAFTNSSSMISEGIHSTVDTTNQLLLLYGLKRSKKPADESHPFGYGKELYFWSFVVSILIFGLGGALSIYQGISHILEPEVMKDPFWNYIVLVLSLIFEGTSLFIAVKEFNKTRNGMRWWDAIVKSKDPASFLVVFEDGAAVAGLIVVIVLMGISNAFQIPELDGLASVIVGLILVFVSFILARESRSLLMGEGIAPETRDKIAKLAEKDPAVLKTKNILSTYQSPEEVVLMLIINFQDHLDTEEITEAIQRIRGHIKNEFPLVRFVIIQPE; encoded by the coding sequence ATGGCCAATAATCACAAATCAATTTACAGTGCACTTGCCGCCAATCTTTTGATTGCTCTAACAAAGTTTATTGCAGGCGCGTTTACCAACAGTTCTTCTATGATATCTGAAGGAATTCATTCAACAGTGGATACTACGAATCAGCTGCTGCTTTTATACGGATTGAAAAGAAGTAAAAAACCGGCCGATGAATCCCATCCTTTCGGATATGGCAAAGAACTTTATTTCTGGTCATTTGTTGTTTCTATTTTAATATTTGGTTTAGGAGGTGCTTTATCAATTTATCAGGGAATTTCACACATTCTGGAACCTGAAGTAATGAAAGATCCGTTCTGGAACTATATTGTATTAGTACTTTCACTTATTTTTGAAGGAACCTCATTGTTTATTGCCGTGAAAGAATTTAACAAAACCCGCAACGGCATGAGATGGTGGGATGCGATCGTCAAAAGTAAAGATCCAGCAAGTTTTCTTGTTGTTTTTGAAGATGGTGCAGCTGTTGCCGGTCTCATCGTAGTCATAGTGCTGATGGGTATTAGTAATGCATTCCAGATTCCTGAATTGGATGGTCTAGCTTCGGTTATTGTAGGGCTCATTCTGGTTTTCGTTTCTTTTATTCTGGCCAGAGAAAGCCGCAGTTTATTGATGGGTGAAGGGATAGCTCCGGAAACAAGAGATAAAATTGCCAAACTTGCTGAAAAAGATCCTGCTGTACTGAAAACTAAAAATATACTTTCTACGTACCAATCACCGGAAGAAGTTGTTTTGATGCTCATTATCAATTTTCAGGATCATCTTGATACGGAAGAGATCACTGAAGCCATACAGCGAATCCGCGGACATATAAAAAATGAATTTCCATTGGTGAGATTTGTCATTATTCAGCCTGAATAA
- a CDS encoding Crp/Fnr family transcriptional regulator produces the protein MNELINYILKFGNLNQQQIEFIKSKTTELEFNTDDFFSEAGKIPMHIGFVLEGVFRCYYYNNRGEEVTNYFIDEYSFVSDQQKFDAQIAASEYVQAVTPCKLLVFTKKSWDELSNTILDWDRIAAKVVQKCLMDAMDRRSPLVSEDATTRYLSFLEKFPKVANRVPLSYVASYLGITQQSLSRIRKNIR, from the coding sequence ATGAATGAACTAATAAACTATATTTTGAAGTTTGGAAATTTGAACCAACAACAAATAGAATTTATCAAAAGCAAAACAACTGAACTGGAATTCAATACAGATGATTTTTTTTCTGAAGCAGGAAAAATTCCGATGCACATAGGTTTTGTTCTTGAGGGTGTCTTTCGTTGTTATTACTACAATAACAGAGGTGAGGAGGTCACAAACTATTTCATTGATGAGTACAGTTTTGTTTCGGACCAGCAAAAATTCGATGCACAAATTGCAGCGTCAGAATATGTGCAAGCTGTTACACCTTGTAAGTTACTTGTTTTCACAAAGAAAAGTTGGGACGAACTTTCAAATACAATTCTTGATTGGGATAGAATCGCTGCAAAAGTGGTGCAAAAATGTTTGATGGATGCGATGGACAGAAGAAGTCCATTAGTTTCAGAAGATGCTACAACGCGATATTTATCGTTTCTGGAAAAATTTCCAAAAGTGGCCAATCGCGTTCCGCTTTCATATGTCGCCTCATATTTAGGAATTACGCAACAATCATTGAGCAGAATAAGAAAAAATATTCGATAA
- a CDS encoding SDR family oxidoreductase, producing MKNALITGANKGIGFETAKQLLENGYFVFIGSRNLENGKLAVQKLHEAGFENAEAIQLDVTDMASVENAKLEIGNKIEILDVLINNAGINGGFPQAALEASAEAFHNVMDTNLYGVVRVTQAFIDMLKKSNEPRIVNVSSSGCSLTLHCDPSWKYYSHKAAVYTASKAAMNMYTINLAYELRDSPFRINAVCPGFVATDFNGHRGTGTVEEGGMRIAKYAMIGAEGPTGKFISEEHNPETGETPW from the coding sequence ATGAAAAATGCACTCATCACAGGAGCTAACAAAGGAATTGGCTTCGAAACAGCTAAACAGCTTTTGGAAAACGGTTACTTTGTTTTCATAGGAAGCCGAAATCTCGAAAACGGAAAATTGGCCGTCCAAAAGCTTCACGAAGCAGGATTTGAAAATGCAGAAGCCATTCAACTTGACGTTACCGATATGGCATCTGTAGAAAACGCAAAACTTGAAATTGGAAATAAAATCGAGATATTGGACGTTCTTATTAATAATGCAGGGATCAATGGCGGATTTCCTCAGGCCGCTCTGGAAGCTTCGGCTGAAGCTTTTCATAATGTAATGGATACTAATTTGTACGGCGTTGTAAGAGTGACGCAGGCTTTTATAGATATGCTTAAAAAGTCAAATGAACCAAGAATCGTAAATGTCTCTTCCAGCGGATGCTCACTCACTTTGCACTGCGATCCAAGCTGGAAATATTACAGCCACAAAGCCGCTGTGTATACTGCATCAAAAGCTGCGATGAATATGTACACCATCAATCTGGCGTATGAACTTCGTGATTCGCCTTTCAGAATTAATGCAGTTTGTCCGGGATTTGTGGCGACTGATTTTAACGGGCATAGAGGGACGGGCACCGTTGAGGAAGGCGGAATGCGTATAGCAAAATATGCGATGATAGGAGCAGAAGGACCGACCGGAAAGTTTATCAGTGAAGAACATAATCCTGAAACAGGCGAAACACCTTGGTAA
- a CDS encoding alpha-ketoglutarate-dependent dioxygenase AlkB family protein → MGQLSLFSAEEFYTFPKELLEFREHFLTTEESDRLFSQLLENTPWKQRTQTMYDKKVLTPRLTAWYGDGEKSYKLGGSEFEVNAWTPELLALKNKIEQVFEHEFNSVLLNLYRDNNDSVAWHRDKESRYGDRPVIASLSLGQTRKFDFRKLNHHQSRHSIPLPNGSLLLMKGDLQEHWEHRIAKSSLLMKERINLTFRLANELS, encoded by the coding sequence ATGGGTCAACTCAGTTTATTCAGCGCAGAAGAATTCTATACTTTTCCGAAGGAATTATTAGAGTTCAGAGAACATTTTCTAACGACGGAAGAATCAGATCGGCTTTTTTCTCAACTTTTGGAAAATACTCCGTGGAAACAGAGAACCCAGACAATGTATGACAAGAAGGTATTAACGCCACGTTTAACAGCTTGGTATGGTGATGGTGAAAAGTCGTATAAGTTAGGAGGAAGCGAATTTGAAGTGAATGCCTGGACCCCTGAATTGCTTGCTTTAAAAAATAAAATTGAACAGGTTTTCGAACATGAATTTAATTCAGTTTTGTTGAATTTGTATCGTGATAATAATGATTCTGTAGCATGGCACCGGGACAAGGAAAGTAGGTACGGTGATAGACCGGTCATCGCGTCTTTAAGTCTTGGACAAACCAGAAAATTCGATTTTAGAAAACTCAATCATCACCAGAGCAGACACAGTATACCGCTTCCGAATGGTTCTTTGCTTTTGATGAAAGGAGATCTTCAGGAACACTGGGAACATCGTATCGCTAAATCTTCTCTGTTGATGAAAGAAAGAATTAATTTGACTTTTAGATTGGCGAACGAACTTAGCTAA
- a CDS encoding helix-turn-helix domain-containing protein, producing the protein MRSKQSKIHKFRSLSEFHVMFGLPKPEHPLVSFIRLEDMKMPDETLPEFLVLDFYKIAYKDNVGKAKYGQHHYDFGEGGLVFTAPRQLFEKPKSNKVKGCLLLIHPDFFLSYPLSKKIKQYGFFSYADDEALHLSEKEKETLFSVFKIIDEELNSRVDDFSQDVMISQIELLLTYSSRFYKRQFITYKAVNDDLFQQFEAVLDSYFNFDHQLQNGMPSVQNIAEQLNVSANYLSDVLRSLTGYNTQQHIHNRLIDTAKEILSTTQLSVSEIAYHLGFDYPQSFTRLFKSKTKRTPLEFRQSFN; encoded by the coding sequence ATGAGAAGTAAACAAAGCAAAATTCATAAATTTAGGTCTTTATCTGAGTTTCATGTGATGTTTGGACTACCAAAGCCTGAACATCCGCTGGTCAGTTTCATCCGTCTGGAGGATATGAAAATGCCGGATGAAACACTGCCCGAATTTCTGGTTTTGGATTTCTATAAAATCGCTTATAAGGATAATGTTGGAAAGGCTAAGTATGGACAGCATCATTACGATTTTGGAGAAGGCGGATTGGTGTTTACAGCCCCGCGTCAGCTTTTTGAAAAACCGAAAAGTAATAAAGTCAAAGGCTGTCTTCTGCTGATTCACCCTGATTTTTTCCTTTCGTATCCTTTATCTAAAAAAATCAAACAATATGGATTTTTCTCATATGCAGATGATGAAGCGCTCCATCTGTCTGAAAAGGAGAAAGAAACCCTTTTTTCTGTATTCAAAATTATTGACGAGGAACTCAACAGCAGGGTAGACGACTTCAGTCAGGACGTCATGATTTCGCAGATCGAACTCCTTCTTACCTACAGCAGCCGATTTTATAAGCGGCAGTTTATTACCTACAAGGCGGTCAACGATGATCTTTTTCAACAATTCGAAGCGGTTTTGGATTCTTATTTTAATTTTGATCACCAATTGCAAAACGGGATGCCTTCGGTACAAAATATTGCAGAACAACTGAATGTTTCTGCGAATTATTTAAGTGATGTTCTCCGCTCATTGACAGGTTATAATACGCAACAGCATATTCATAACCGATTGATTGATACAGCGAAAGAGATACTGTCGACCACTCAGCTCTCAGTATCAGAAATTGCTTATCATTTGGGATTCGACTATCCGCAGTCTTTCACCCGATTGTTTAAAAGCAAAACCAAACGTACCCCTTTAGAATTCCGACAGTCTTTTAATTAA
- a CDS encoding NAD(P)/FAD-dependent oxidoreductase, whose product MNKLKLYGRPDSSEIYPIRDFLNRSVVDFEWVDLKTDESEQGDLYTLNPEAHPMIEFPDGKLIVNPSLEEIASILGWITKPKYKEYDLSIYGAGPAGLSAAVYAASEGLKTILIEREAVGGQAGTSSMIENYLGFPNGISGANLAERARQQALKFGVEILLLKEGVKGTFYDKKIHVDFATGEKLVAKTNICATGVEYARLNLPDENRFFHKGVYYGAGASEAYFCQDKDLYIVGGGNSAGQAAVYFSGFAKRVFMVIRKGNLSDTLSDYLIRRISSIGNIEVLYHSQVIELDGDDHLQQIKIANSKEETEQWHETSKLFICIGGKPNTQWASETAICRDINGYLYTGSDLIGQDQFTSCWSEDRQPYHLETSVPGSFAAGDVRFNSVKRVASAVGEGAMAVTQVHQYLSKL is encoded by the coding sequence ATGAATAAATTAAAATTGTACGGTAGGCCAGATTCCTCGGAAATATATCCAATAAGAGATTTTTTAAACCGAAGTGTTGTCGACTTTGAATGGGTTGATCTGAAAACTGATGAATCTGAACAAGGAGACCTATACACTTTGAATCCCGAGGCGCATCCTATGATAGAATTTCCAGACGGAAAACTGATCGTAAACCCTTCACTGGAAGAGATTGCCAGTATTCTTGGATGGATTACCAAACCAAAATATAAAGAGTATGACCTTTCAATTTACGGTGCCGGGCCTGCTGGATTAAGTGCCGCCGTTTATGCCGCTTCAGAAGGTCTTAAAACGATTTTAATAGAGCGAGAGGCAGTCGGCGGTCAGGCAGGGACAAGTTCTATGATTGAAAATTACTTAGGTTTCCCAAACGGTATTTCGGGTGCCAATTTAGCTGAGCGCGCAAGGCAGCAGGCTTTAAAGTTCGGTGTGGAAATACTGCTCTTGAAAGAAGGCGTAAAAGGTACATTTTACGACAAAAAAATTCATGTAGACTTTGCTACGGGTGAAAAACTTGTTGCCAAAACCAATATCTGTGCTACCGGAGTAGAATATGCGCGTCTGAATCTTCCTGATGAAAACAGATTTTTTCACAAAGGTGTCTATTACGGTGCTGGTGCCAGCGAAGCATATTTTTGTCAGGATAAAGATCTGTATATTGTTGGAGGAGGCAATTCTGCCGGTCAGGCTGCGGTTTATTTTTCGGGTTTTGCAAAACGAGTGTTTATGGTTATCAGAAAAGGAAACCTTTCAGACACCTTATCTGACTACCTGATCCGAAGAATTTCCAGTATCGGTAATATAGAAGTTTTATATCACTCCCAGGTTATTGAGCTTGACGGTGATGATCATCTGCAGCAAATCAAAATTGCCAATTCTAAAGAAGAAACAGAACAATGGCATGAGACTTCCAAACTATTCATATGCATCGGAGGCAAACCCAATACGCAATGGGCTTCTGAAACAGCAATTTGCCGGGACATCAATGGTTATCTTTACACCGGAAGCGATCTGATTGGCCAAGATCAATTTACAAGCTGCTGGAGCGAAGACAGACAACCCTACCATTTGGAGACGAGCGTTCCGGGATCATTTGCAGCAGGTGATGTAAGGTTTAATTCAGTGAAAAGAGTTGCATCGGCCGTCGGGGAAGGTGCGATGGCGGTAACACAGGTACATCAATATTTATCAAAATTATAA
- a CDS encoding NmrA family NAD(P)-binding protein yields MKIVNTGSLGNIGKPLTKLLVAKGHHVTVISSKPERKSEIEELGAIPAIGTIQDVEFLAETFTEADAVYLMEAWEGIGSLFDQDIKFLDEFKKIANNYVQAVQKSGVTKIIHLSSIGAHSDKGTGSLQVHHHVENILRTLPDNVSIKFMRPVGFFSNIYRWLPMIKSQGAIIQSYGGDQKEPWVSPYDIASTIASEMGKPFDGKTVQYVASDEVSPNEIAQALSKAVGNRDLHWKVIPAEELLNQMRSAGINEWIANGMVAMQQAQGNGSLYEDFYLNKPKLGETKLSDFAKEFAEIYHNQNI; encoded by the coding sequence ATGAAAATCGTAAATACAGGTTCTTTAGGGAACATCGGGAAACCACTCACAAAATTATTAGTTGCAAAAGGACATCATGTAACTGTGATCAGCAGCAAGCCTGAAAGAAAATCTGAAATAGAGGAATTGGGAGCGATCCCTGCTATTGGAACTATTCAGGACGTAGAATTTTTAGCTGAAACATTTACAGAAGCTGATGCTGTCTATCTGATGGAAGCCTGGGAAGGAATAGGAAGCCTTTTTGATCAGGATATTAAATTTTTAGATGAATTTAAAAAAATAGCGAACAACTACGTTCAGGCTGTTCAAAAGTCAGGCGTTACCAAAATTATTCATCTGAGCAGTATTGGCGCGCATTCGGATAAGGGAACAGGAAGTTTGCAGGTTCATCATCATGTTGAAAATATTTTGCGAACACTTCCTGATAATGTATCAATAAAATTTATGCGACCGGTCGGTTTTTTCAGCAATATATACCGATGGTTGCCGATGATAAAATCTCAGGGAGCAATCATTCAAAGCTATGGTGGCGATCAGAAAGAACCGTGGGTGTCTCCTTACGATATCGCGTCAACAATTGCTTCCGAAATGGGAAAGCCCTTTGATGGGAAAACGGTACAATATGTTGCAAGTGACGAGGTTTCTCCGAATGAAATCGCACAGGCTTTAAGTAAAGCTGTCGGAAACCGCGATCTGCATTGGAAAGTAATTCCCGCAGAAGAATTATTAAATCAAATGCGGTCTGCCGGAATCAATGAATGGATTGCCAATGGAATGGTCGCAATGCAACAGGCACAAGGAAATGGAAGTTTGTACGAAGATTTTTATTTAAATAAACCTAAGCTCGGCGAAACAAAACTGAGCGATTTTGCCAAAGAATTCGCTGAAATCTATCACAATCAAAATATTTAA
- a CDS encoding UBP-type zinc finger domain-containing protein, with protein MENNNLCDHITSVKKLKTAQKNECSSCIEEGTQWVHLRTCQTCGTTLCCDSSPMQHMSHHCKKELHPVVISSAAGEQWMYCYVDDIIVEYS; from the coding sequence ATGGAAAATAATAATTTGTGTGATCATATCACATCAGTAAAAAAGCTGAAGACAGCTCAGAAAAACGAGTGCAGTAGCTGTATAGAAGAAGGCACGCAGTGGGTACATTTACGTACCTGTCAAACTTGCGGCACCACGTTATGTTGTGACTCTTCTCCTATGCAACATATGTCACACCATTGTAAAAAAGAATTACATCCTGTCGTAATCTCATCAGCGGCCGGTGAGCAATGGATGTATTGTTATGTGGATGACATTATTGTGGAGTATTCTTAA
- a CDS encoding SDR family oxidoreductase, translating to MSKKIVLITGTNSGFGWLTANTVASLGHQVYATMRDTEGKNAEKANELSKVKNIIVLDVNLTDETSVKNAVERIIAKEGTIDVLVNNAGFSRNGVAESFTKEDLQEMLDINLIAPWSLIKAVLPSMREKSEGLIINITSGFGRFGFPFAAMYSSSKFAFEGLSEGLHYELRPLGVDVAIVQPGAFPTEMSQKLAFGSDSSVNEGYSAIADFPNKMGAAVGQMFETLKPNPQDVADAIVGLIDLPKGQRPLRTVVDPFTGAFVKAANDAVKAEYEQGIVEFGMKDLLI from the coding sequence ATGAGCAAAAAGATTGTACTAATCACGGGAACAAATAGTGGTTTTGGTTGGCTTACCGCAAATACAGTAGCCTCTTTAGGGCATCAGGTGTATGCGACTATGCGAGATACTGAAGGAAAAAATGCCGAAAAAGCAAACGAGTTGTCAAAAGTAAAGAACATTATTGTTTTGGATGTAAACCTGACTGATGAAACCAGTGTGAAAAATGCGGTGGAGAGAATTATAGCTAAAGAAGGCACAATTGATGTTTTGGTAAACAATGCAGGTTTCAGCAGAAATGGTGTCGCAGAAAGCTTTACCAAGGAAGATCTTCAGGAAATGCTTGACATCAACTTGATAGCACCTTGGAGTTTGATCAAAGCGGTCTTACCATCTATGCGTGAGAAATCTGAAGGCCTGATCATCAATATTACAAGTGGATTTGGAAGATTTGGATTCCCGTTCGCTGCAATGTACAGCTCTTCAAAATTTGCATTCGAAGGATTGAGCGAAGGGCTGCACTACGAATTAAGACCTTTGGGAGTAGATGTGGCAATAGTTCAACCGGGCGCATTCCCAACCGAGATGTCTCAAAAATTGGCTTTTGGCTCCGATTCTTCTGTTAATGAGGGGTATTCAGCGATTGCTGATTTTCCAAATAAGATGGGAGCCGCCGTTGGACAAATGTTTGAAACTTTAAAACCGAACCCGCAAGATGTTGCCGATGCAATAGTTGGCCTTATTGATTTGCCAAAAGGACAGAGGCCGTTAAGAACCGTCGTTGATCCATTTACGGGAGCTTTTGTAAAAGCCGCTAATGATGCGGTAAAAGCAGAATATGAACAGGGCATCGTCGAATTTGGAATGAAAGACCTTCTTATTTAA